CATCATTTATGAAGTTTGCTTTTTTCATTTTCGAGTTTTGATCTAGGAATTGAAGATCACTGCTTAAAACAACTACTTAGTTCAATATAGTGAGATTCTGGGGAATCTTGGATACGCATATGAACTACGGAATGATTGAAAATTTCGACGGAGTGAATAATGTACTGACCCTTCGAATACAAGAAATTTTGTTCTCGTCTGTTATTATTAAAACATGATAAACTGTTTGGTGGGAATAGATTTCTGTTTATGATGAATTTTGGTCTCTATTCCAAAGTTTAATGTTCATTGGGTGATGTATGACAAATTTAAGATAATCTGTCATAGTGCCTTTAGGTGGGTTTGGAAACTTAGGGATTTGAGGTTTTTAGTTATGGTAGAAAGTAAGATTTCGGGTATGTTTCTTATAGACTGTAGATATGATCACAAAATAGTGGCTGAAAACTAGACCTGAGGTTGTAGTAATTTCCTGTCAGCTGCTGGGTCATGTTAGTTTTGGGTTAATTTGGCTACGTGATTCTAGGTGGAAATGGGTTAAGAATAACATGTAGAATAAGTTTTGTGAAAGAATACATACAATTGATAAGATTTAAGAGTGAATAAGAGAGGAAGTGAAGCGGTCTATGGTTGATTGTATAATATGTTATTGCTTTGTTATATGTTTGGTTAAACTGCATGATATAAAAGATGCTTCATTCTAGATTCTTCACTGTGAATTGTGGTATTTGTGAACTCGAATCTCTTTCTTCTCTTTGTTTTTGATCATTCTTTGATTTTGCATGACATTGCATGCTTGCCTGTTTTTTGGTCTTGGACAGGGGACTTGAAagtaaattacttaattactaTATATTATTTCTCACCATTAACTCTTTTGTGTTCCAAAATGAGGGGGTTTTGATTTCTTCATGTACCCGAGCCACAAGCCAATGGAGAGTGTTTGTTTAACATATTCTTTTTGGACAATGATTTGTTACTTCTTGCTTTTGTATTTGTTTAGTCCACGCTTGTATTGTTTGGTCTTGTATTTGGTAAAGCCATTTCTTTATTGGCTGTGAGGTATCTGAAATTTTGTTCTCTACACTGATAATACTAGTCAAGGGAAGCATTTAGGTTCACCGTTATTCATTTCCCTAAGGATAGACTTTTGTTTCGTTGTTTACCATGTTTTATTATATGAATGATCATGGGATCTGTGTGGGAAGTCTATCTTCCTTCGCACTTTTTTTATCACAAATTACATTTGTGTCCATGCAAGATCCTTGCTAGCTACCTTAGGTAGTATAATGGGCGACACTGAGCTCATTGTCTTCCCCATGCTTTGTTCTTTGCCTGAACTGTCTGAACATAAATACATTTGTGGTATCAATCTATTGGATccaatttgatttaaatgtaGATATGGGTGTTGAGAGGGGCATTCGCTTGGAAGGTTTGACTGAACCACAGATATTGAAGGCACTAGAAGATCTTGTGAAAGCAGGTGCATCCCTCAAAGCCTAATACATTGCTGGTATTGAATCGAATTATTCGAAATAAGTTGATCTTCTCTGAAAAGTTTTCCCTTTGAAGGTTTTCCTTATATTCAGCTGTCATGATGATAGTGTTGGATGGTTGTTGAAAGTTCAGAAGTTATGTTGTTCCCTTGCCATTTAAGGTTCAAAGTTCAAACACTGCAGAAACTTCCCctgattatagaaatattaaaataaattaccaaaatttaacaTGAAGATAgcttttgtgtttaaaaatctatatttttgtATGTGGTTTAAGACGAGAAATCAATATTAGTAATACCGATAGGAGaagataaagagaaaaaaaagtggTAAATTTTGTCattatgtttattgttttttatattttaattttattgaattgtaTAGTTGCTGCAATTATATTGATGATGTTTGACAACCTATATAAAAGCCAATAACctgtttgaattttatttcgtatttatttttgtatgagGTGTATAAAACGGTCGATAATTGTCATAGAATGTATATCATATATTTATCACCACGTGGCTTGGGTGATGGACCTCCTTTATGATGAATAAGATTCTGGCTCATACCATTGGATAGCTACCTAGAACCCGTAAAAATGTGGAAAGCTCctgtaaatgaaattattagcCTCTATAATGCTGAAAGGTATTGAAATAGATGATCTTGATGTAGAGGGAAGCAAACCTTGAGATGTTTGAGAGCAGTTTGTGTCGTTTGATCAGACATTGACGCTTCAACGTCCGCGTAGAAAAAGTAATTGAAGTATCTACCAACCAAAAATAACATTACCTATTCATCTCACTGAAACTGTATATGTGGATGTCATACAATATACGTACCCATTGCTTTTACTGGTATTCTTTGATGCTAGCAAAGGTTGGTTCTTCAATGGACGACTTTCAATCTGGTTTCAAGCAAACATTGAAGACGTGCTGTCAATTGCAATAtgactaaatatataataatgtatatatatatatatacctttaaaagtttgatttgattcgagatAAAAACAGAAAGTGCATCAGGAAGCGCAGAAGAACCGTCCTTTAATGTGAAAACGATACTTGTCTGTAATTTTTCATCAGGTAATGGCaacttattaataaatataaatataaatataaagcctttttatttttggtgaatAACAAAGtacacaataaaaaattaaactaactcCCCTAAGAGGGAATCTTCAAACACTCTTAAGCCTAATCTCCTGTCATGAACCGTCCACTTTTGAAATctcattttaccttttttaatgttttgaatgATTCTTTCAAGTGACACttgatattatttttcacatggTATTATGACTTTtcaatatataattgttttaatgtaaaaataatgtatttcgaaatatatattaataaacattGAATAACGTATTTcaacatttaacacaattatttataatgtatttCAATTAATGCCAAAATAATTGCATTAGAAATTCTGAATAATGCATTTAACACAATTAATGCCCGTCATCTTTTGAAAAAGGTAATATATAAAAGTCTACTAAATGATACTTAATgagtaaaattaaaacatgtcatatattctttttttttaaaatatattttactattttcacattcatttctTATCACCTCAATCTTAATTATAGagtttttaaactaaaatgataGTGTTTCAAATATATTCATGCTATTTTAGTATAATTACTTGATATATAACCTGTGGAGTTTCTAAACTTCATAAGCATGAGTAAAAATGTGACAAGTGTctcatttgtttatatattaatttttttatttttattatacttattGGGCACATGTCAGTGTCacatttttgctattttatatatttttattttgaactttttcaaaaatgttaaattgaataaatcaataatattatGGTAAGCTAGTATCAATATATTCCGATATGATTATAAGTTTCATCCTATAAAACTATATTGAAAAGTTGtaaaaagttattttcaaaaaaaaaaaaaaagttataaaaagtCAACATATTTGGGTTGGATACACTACAGCAAAGTAGGGACGCAGCAGTGTTTTTAAGTAAAGCGCGGCTAGCGTGAACACACTAGTGGCGATTCTAGCTAAAAACGCTGGAAAAAGGCAATTAATTAAAGCGGGAAATATGATTTCCTGAACAATGGGTTTGGCGCCATAACTATAGGGGCGAAATCTGTGAAACAATTATGGCGTTTCTAGTAAATGTGTCAAAcagagaataattttttttaaaaaaaaaatcctatgtATTTATACAAAACAATTAGCAACGTTGTAAGTTGCAAAAAGAAATGCCACTATTTGTtctgtataaataaataatattttaaaaaattattttttttgttttttttacattgATATGGCCGCATTTCTTCCTAAAACGCGTCAATAGGCTATggtaatgaattattataaaaagtttCTAATTACTTAACATTATATAATtagagaaaataatataaatttagaagaaattaatatgaataataatattcatttaaaaattttcttttataaaaatgaataaatggtaaagtatatttaaatttaaattatcatttcaataaaaaatattttatattaaaataataaagtatataatttaaaataaattttatatatttatattgtttctaaaatataaattaggtTCAAATATATAGCGGCGTTTACCCGAAATCACTGCAAATTGTGTATATCTAATGGCGTTTTCTGGATAAAACACCGTCGTTTTATAAGATCCAAATAATTGGATGACATCGTTTTgattttagcagcgtttttttgTGTGAAACGCCGTGAACGCTGATCTTTCCCCTCCCAGTCCTCCCCTCGATTCCCTATGTGCAGCGGCCGCTCCATCCGTCCCGTCTCGAGGCTCCATTGAAAACTCTTTTAAAGAAGAATTAACAtattgaaaagttttaaaaaattaacatattggGGTTGGATATAGATCGATTTTGTTTGAAAACCCCTTTTAAGGGCTAATATTAGATGTCCATAATGCAATACGGTATCCAACAATATAATGAACAGCAAATACATGCTGACCTTGAAGGGCGTATCTGTGGCAGGAGTAAGGGGTTCCCTGGCTAGCAACAGAAATCGAGTTACGTTGTTGCTATCGTCCTGCAATAAACATCTAATTAAACAAAGCCAGACTCAGACCATTTTGTGTGTGTGAGACATAGGAAGGTTTTGTGGTGAAAGTGGAAACTGACCTGAACATTTGAGGCAAGAATGTTGAGCCCATAAAGAAGCGCAGCAGATGAACTAGCCAAGGCTCCTGTGTCTCTTAGCTTTTCGGCAGCCACTttctatatatacacatgtttatCATTAAGACCCATCAACTGTAATGTGGCTCATCATTAAGACCCTTTACCTTTGCTGCAACTGCAGTATTAGCCACTGCTTCTCCCTCCAATCCCAACTTCGTCAAGCTCTTCTCACATTGAGCAAGTGCCTCAAATGTCGTATCATTCAAATTCAGGGTTAATATGTAAATTCAATAAGGTAAATAGAACCGATACAAGCATAAGAAATAGCATACTGTTATCCCAGTCAAAAATATCATTTAGGTATCAAATTAATGTATTAATAAAGTACTGTATATAGTTgagattaaattacatatatattattaagccCTGAATTAAGTAGGTTGAAGTAGGTTTTAATGGATCATACTTGAGGATGGCTAAGAACGGTTTTCAAATCATGAAGGTCAACGCCATTGTTGGCAAGCAAGCAATGGGAAACAGCAAACCGAATTTCACCAATTATATGCAGACTGTGGCGAAGCAACAGGTCGTAGTTTCCATGGATGCTTCCTCCTAATGAATTCTCTATCGGTATTACTGCCCTGTCTGCAACCCGCCTTGCAACTgcctataataaaaaaagaagaagagtaTATGGCATGAATCAACTAGGAGAAATATATCTTATATAAATACCAagtaatttttaactaaatatgACTTTCtcaaaaatacatatataccatctttaattttatttgtaaaaataaaatgatgttacGATGATAATTGTGGTAatgatttgtaaaaataaaattaacaaattcataataattttataacaaaaaaggaaaaatagaaatgTAAGGatctaataattaaaacaaattaaattatttgaatatatagCAACAAACTCTAAAATAAATGACTGGTTATGGATTGTTTTAAGAGGAGTGTAAAGGGTAAGTCACTTGAAAAGTTGAATGGAAATGCTGGCAAGCAATAGTTTCACAATTGGGATACGCTTTCTCTGCAGCTGATTCACTATATGCCCCACGAATTCCCTTGCAAAAATTAACAACCATTAATACATCAATGTGTCATTTCAAGATAAATATATGTGTTTAGTGCatgtcattttaataatttaaacaaaaagaaacttaaattgataattatataataataaataaacaccTGATGTGCAACACGAAGGCTAGGCTCATTACAACCTCCTGAATCTGAAAATGGCGTTGAAGACAACGAGGGCGCTGtaatgaaaaacaaattattactTGTTTACACATCGGTTAAGTACTTGTTCGTGTGCATATgtctaaattacattttaatctaacttataaaaattaatttttttaataaaaaaagataaaatacaatttaaattatttaaataaacgaaaatgactattttttaaACAGATTGAGAGAGAGAGGATGTGATAGGCAGCTTTACTTGTTTGCAAAACTTGATATTTAGAGACGGTATCATGAGGCAAATCAGATTGAAGGTGGCAGCGCAGTTGGAAGCCATTCATGTCGGCTACCGGCGCGGCGCAGTTTTTGGTGTTGCCACTCTCAATAGTATTACTAATTCTGGCTTTCTGGTGGAAAGCAAAATCCAAGTTTAAGCTGCGAAGGTGTTTTGAATAAAGATGGGAATGGGGGTTTTTGAAGCTAGTCGTTTGCCGATAAttagaaagaacaaagagataGCCGCCGGAGAACAGCGCCATCGTCGAATAGTGGACTGTTAATTAGCGAAAGGAAGGATAGTCTTTGGCTTTACAAACTCCACCGGTGTTGCTCCGCTCCCTGCAGCCTCTTCAGctttttaaaagaatgaatTGGGAAATTAATGGGTTAATTTCATGCTTAGCCCCTTATGCTATATTAGCTTTCTCTGTTTGgaaccaaataaaaattaaaactgtCATTCAAGTATGGATAGTGGtatcatgaaattatgattCCCTTAAAACTTGGCTAGTTAATTACACCAATAGACCTGAGTTTGTGTAGATCTTTTATTACCTATATTTCACTGGGAATAGAATAGGTGtaaactagaggtgctcatgggccgggcagcccggcccggcccgacggcccgtcttaaatatgggagggtttgagtaaaaatataggcccaaaatatgggcttgggcaaaaaaagaggcccgtttagaaaacgggccgggcctcgggcaccactttttcggCCCAGTCCTagctcggcccggcccgatataataaatatatttatttttttaattttaaaatattttttacatacttttttaattttttttaattttaaaatattttaaaatattttttttaattttaaaatattttttaaaatacttttttttaattttaaaatatttttaaaatactttttttaattttttaaaatttttaaaataaaaatggcccgggcccgggcttataatttttttcccgggccgggcctgggcaaaatcttaggcccatatttcgggccgggccgaaattttttatgggcccggctcgacccatgaacacctctagtgtAAACTGCTTTTTTGGGTGCAAAtctaacttatttataaaatataaaatattagtttagcTTAGGCTTTTTCTCATCTACTAAAAATATAGTCGTGATTTGCCTGTGATAGAGTTTGGAATCTCAATTTATAGGATATAGGTCATTAGAGGAGAGGCATGGTATTACTTGATCTCATTTATAATCTTTCTTGATGTAGCGCTTTCGTTTTATGAATTTGTGCTTCAAACTTGATCTCACTTACAATCTTTCTTGATGAAGCGCTCTCGCTTTATGAATTTAAGCTTCAAGAGGCCTCTTTAGACACTTAGCTCTTCACATAGTTGGGAGACAACATCAACTCGTCTTGGAGACAATATTGACCCGCTGAGAGGTTTGTCAGCAGGGGCGaaactagaaaatttttttaggagagccgaaattaaattgtaatttttaatagcctaaatatttataatttttaaaggattaaatcaaaatcttataatttttaaggggccaaaaaaatttttcattttaagggggCCGGGGTGTTGCCAGCTTCCTAGATATGCCACTATTTGTCAGCTCTAGACAAACGACACTTTAAAAATTTCTCTGAAACAAATCAGCCTCATCTCAAAAATATtctttatataaataaagagaaacataaataatcatttatgtcataatataaactatttttgtagctttttaaaaatttataatgtataacatatttatttatattaattttatttttatttcttcctatattataattttctttctctccattagataaaagaaatgtttataatattataattagattaattttttataaaatgagttAATGTACTAGATATCCTCAAACTATGACCTTTATTCTAAATTGGTcctcaaactttaaaatgttCTAATTACATCCTAAAACTTTCGATGTTATATAATTGGGTCCTTTTATTATTGAAACCGTTAAGTTAACCATTAAACAACacgtaaaattttatatgacataatttgaaatgaaacttttaaataaaagtaaaatgttgttgcgtatcttttaaaataaaaactaaagtcaAAGTAAAACCTAGAAAAGACATAGTGGATGATCATTTATATAAAAGTTTCAAAACCTCAAAATCAAGATTTTTACAACATCcattttacaatattcattttttctttatggatatatttaaattatatcacataaaatttaGCGTTTCatttaatggctaaattaaCGATTTTAGTAACGGAAGGACCTTATTTATAGAACATCAATACTTTGATGATgtaattagaataatttaaagtttaaggaccaatttaaaatgaggATAATAGTTTGGGGATATTAGGTGTAATTACACTAAAATAGATATTGTGCTTTTTCTactccttttctcttttttctttcctttgttcttgatgataaataaataattataattcattttataattaaaattaatttttaaaataaataccttttaattaattagattataaaaataaagtaattatt
The window above is part of the Gossypium raimondii isolate GPD5lz chromosome 9, ASM2569854v1, whole genome shotgun sequence genome. Proteins encoded here:
- the LOC105799298 gene encoding arogenate dehydratase/prephenate dehydratase 2, chloroplastic isoform X1, which translates into the protein MALFSGGYLFVLSNYRQTTSFKNPHSHLYSKHLRSLNLDFAFHQKARISNTIESGNTKNCAAPVADMNGFQLRCHLQSDLPHDTVSKYQVLQTTPSLSSTPFSDSGGCNEPSLRVAHQGIRGAYSESAAEKAYPNCETIACQHFHSTFQAVARRVADRAVIPIENSLGGSIHGNYDLLLRHSLHIIGEIRFAVSHCLLANNGVDLHDLKTVLSHPQALAQCEKSLTKLGLEGEAVANTAVAAKKVAAEKLRDTGALASSSAALLYGLNILASNVQDDSNNVTRFLLLAREPLTPATDTPFKTSIVFTLKDGSSALPDALSVFISNQIKLLKIESRPLKNQPLLASKNTSKSNGYFNYFFYADVEASMSDQTTQTALKHLKELSTFLRVLGSYPMGKFLQCLNFEP
- the LOC105799298 gene encoding arogenate dehydratase 2 isoform X2; the protein is MALFSGGYLFVLSNYRQTTSFKNPHSHLYSKHLRSLNLDFAFHQKARISNTIESGNTKNCAAPVADMNGFQLRCHLQSDLPHDTVSKYQVLQTTPSLSSTPFSDSGGCNEPSLRVAHQGIRGAYSESAAEKAYPNCETIACQHFHSTFQAVARRVADRAVIPIENSLGGSIHGNYDLLLRHSLHIIGEIRFAVSHCLLANNGVDLHDLKTVLSHPQALAQCEKSLTKLGLEGEAVANTAVAAKKVAAEKLRDTGALASSSAALLYGLNILASNVQDDSNNVTRFLLLAREPLTPATDTPFKTSIVFTLKDGSSALPDALSVFISNQIKLLKHVFNVCLKPD